From the Acidilutibacter cellobiosedens genome, one window contains:
- a CDS encoding flagellin gives MYIQNNILGINFLNNDKKNIKILEKSLGKLSSGRRINTAADDAAGLSISEKMWGQIRGLKMAKRNALDAYSMMETRDGALDEVQNMLQRMRELTVQSLNETLTDEDRGKLQTEFRALQISVSKISKESQWNTKFLFELHESSFCSFEGNQRFNQIIKISEGFNNDLEISADGNITNIFLEGGYYTIGEIADIIDDKLIEKNPNLIINLTEENGISIQSENSSNIDYIKGGLSFLFYDYHMGTPPGMVIGVTEFIKGGRLNIIPGNNDKLNFYIGADRGCTISFLPKSGGYSIDELIDTINVQLKTKGENDVKAIKYLDKYIALYSSKYAITGLSGNMIKIDGITSVLYDNAKYGYISKNQGYVVGRKDLENGIVVKKGINDTLGLKVDDEVGFNVINLLDEEENSKIYTSDGIIKRINDEAERQGIGIIADGISFREGKINLRIQSNYFGGKSKVVLDPYSSAYNDLFVGENRYRLNPIENFGKVTQATIEGKYVINKITEIKKDYNDTLKLTVDGKTETIKLKERSYNSDELISEINFELKERELNAAAKLMGPTEDDKYAIFINNSEIGEGEISISEDSNGFEYLFCKSYFDILENKDGETKIVEGEEGIVGPIEVIETPAVLTGRADLKNGVNIDNTNDKLSFNMSGEDMEIVLDHGSFNARELSFMINDKLRGKNIDVGLKENSGYGTNLVFTTVNKGNGQYFRNIGGSAYSTVLAKTVYSKPANSDSGVTANYSIIGRTDIGNDFVIDDLNNLLSFVYTDGNKDENNEYKLDIELEKKTYTDTNINDLVSELNNKIKDKLREKGLSDDKISADLVNSKIRLNIKEPGADYKLNKFSGGFYDMVFEKEVISKLQPYSYSGYSNSKDEQITYVVGRENLNKEITIHPYINDVLIFDFHHNSRTETFKLHIDPGKYTSSGAVAAEIQSKLNKELLERGYESNSIKVQIGGVDSGTAIDDENKLVIKYESKDGINDNGSYIIDGVRGSAAYTVFYRAQGEPSPTHAVGVVDLSKGADIKSEINDTFIMDINGETKTIILEEKKYSSEELLNAINKELEEKSTNITASYYDGRLKLSFNEVGGNTIDGIRGNARGTLFFNVGGREFDKPEYFQIGANSGDTLIFDKLRISTELMRINTITIHKSSYANKALKRIDNAMDYLSGERGRIGAVQNRLFSVIHNNENYEENLTAANSRIKDVDMAREILEYTKQMILKQALQNMFIKINHYPEEVLKLLD, from the coding sequence ATGTATATACAAAATAATATTTTGGGAATTAACTTTTTAAACAATGACAAAAAAAATATAAAGATATTGGAGAAATCCTTAGGTAAGCTGTCTTCGGGCCGAAGAATAAATACGGCAGCAGATGATGCTGCCGGTTTAAGTATATCGGAAAAGATGTGGGGTCAGATACGTGGACTGAAAATGGCGAAAAGAAATGCATTGGATGCCTATTCTATGATGGAAACAAGAGATGGTGCATTAGACGAGGTTCAAAATATGCTTCAAAGGATGAGGGAATTAACCGTACAATCGTTAAATGAGACATTAACGGATGAAGACAGGGGAAAATTACAAACAGAATTCAGAGCCTTGCAGATTTCCGTATCTAAAATCAGCAAGGAATCCCAATGGAATACAAAATTTTTATTTGAACTTCATGAATCCTCATTTTGCAGTTTTGAAGGAAATCAAAGATTTAATCAGATAATAAAAATTTCAGAGGGATTTAATAATGATTTAGAAATATCCGCAGACGGAAATATTACAAATATATTTTTAGAGGGAGGATATTACACAATCGGTGAAATCGCAGATATTATAGATGATAAATTGATAGAGAAAAATCCAAATTTAATTATTAATTTGACTGAAGAAAACGGAATATCCATTCAAAGCGAAAACAGTTCAAACATTGATTATATAAAAGGCGGATTATCTTTTTTATTTTACGACTATCATATGGGTACCCCACCGGGAATGGTAATAGGTGTAACCGAATTTATAAAAGGCGGAAGGTTGAATATCATTCCCGGTAACAATGATAAATTAAATTTTTATATCGGAGCTGACAGAGGGTGTACAATAAGTTTTTTGCCTAAATCGGGAGGGTATTCCATAGATGAATTAATTGATACTATTAATGTTCAATTAAAAACAAAAGGGGAAAATGATGTAAAAGCTATAAAATACTTGGATAAATATATCGCCCTATATTCCAGTAAATATGCTATTACGGGATTAAGCGGAAATATGATTAAAATAGACGGAATTACATCTGTATTATATGATAATGCTAAATACGGCTATATATCAAAAAACCAAGGGTATGTAGTAGGAAGGAAAGATTTAGAAAATGGGATTGTGGTAAAGAAAGGTATAAATGATACCCTTGGACTAAAGGTAGATGATGAAGTTGGGTTTAATGTCATAAATTTATTGGATGAAGAGGAAAACAGCAAAATTTATACTTCAGACGGAATAATAAAAAGAATAAATGACGAGGCGGAAAGGCAGGGAATAGGAATTATTGCTGACGGAATTTCATTTAGGGAAGGCAAAATCAATCTGAGAATACAAAGTAACTATTTTGGCGGTAAAAGTAAAGTTGTATTGGACCCGTATTCCTCTGCATATAATGATCTTTTCGTAGGAGAAAATAGATATAGGCTTAATCCCATAGAAAATTTTGGAAAGGTGACTCAGGCAACCATAGAAGGAAAGTATGTAATAAATAAAATTACAGAGATAAAGAAAGATTATAATGATACTTTGAAATTGACTGTTGACGGGAAAACAGAAACGATTAAATTAAAAGAGAGAAGTTATAATAGCGATGAATTAATTAGTGAAATAAATTTTGAATTGAAGGAAAGGGAACTTAATGCAGCAGCTAAGCTGATGGGACCGACTGAAGATGATAAATATGCAATATTCATTAATAATAGTGAAATCGGAGAAGGCGAGATAAGTATTTCGGAAGATTCAAATGGGTTCGAATACTTATTTTGTAAATCTTACTTTGACATATTGGAGAATAAAGACGGAGAAACAAAAATAGTGGAGGGAGAAGAAGGAATAGTAGGGCCAATAGAGGTTATAGAAACCCCTGCTGTTTTAACGGGAAGAGCGGATTTAAAAAATGGAGTCAATATTGATAATACAAATGATAAATTAAGTTTTAATATGAGCGGGGAAGACATGGAGATTGTATTAGACCATGGAAGTTTTAATGCCCGGGAGTTGTCTTTTATGATAAATGATAAGTTAAGGGGGAAAAATATAGATGTAGGTTTAAAAGAAAATTCTGGCTATGGAACGAATCTTGTATTTACTACTGTAAACAAAGGAAATGGACAATACTTTAGAAATATAGGGGGCTCAGCATACAGTACCGTATTGGCAAAGACCGTATACAGTAAACCTGCCAATAGCGACAGCGGAGTAACTGCAAATTATTCGATTATTGGAAGGACAGATATAGGAAATGATTTTGTAATTGATGATTTAAATAACTTATTGTCTTTTGTTTATACGGATGGAAATAAGGATGAGAATAATGAATATAAATTGGATATTGAATTGGAGAAGAAAACGTATACAGATACAAATATAAATGATTTAGTTTCGGAATTAAATAATAAAATTAAAGATAAATTGAGAGAGAAAGGATTATCTGATGATAAAATATCTGCTGATTTGGTTAATTCCAAGATAAGATTAAATATCAAAGAGCCTGGAGCTGATTATAAATTGAATAAATTTAGCGGAGGTTTTTATGATATGGTATTTGAAAAGGAAGTTATATCTAAACTTCAGCCATATTCTTATTCGGGATATTCTAATTCAAAAGATGAGCAGATTACGTATGTTGTCGGCAGGGAAAATTTGAATAAAGAAATAACAATACACCCATATATAAATGATGTTTTGATTTTTGATTTTCATCATAATTCAAGGACAGAAACTTTTAAACTACACATTGATCCCGGTAAATATACTTCATCTGGAGCTGTTGCAGCCGAAATTCAAAGTAAACTTAATAAAGAATTATTGGAGAGAGGATACGAATCAAATAGTATTAAAGTGCAGATAGGCGGAGTCGACAGCGGTACAGCCATAGATGATGAAAATAAATTAGTAATTAAATATGAGAGTAAAGACGGTATAAACGATAATGGCAGTTATATAATTGACGGGGTTAGGGGAAGTGCTGCTTATACTGTTTTTTATAGGGCGCAAGGAGAGCCGAGTCCGACTCATGCGGTAGGGGTTGTGGATTTAAGCAAAGGAGCTGACATAAAATCCGAGATCAATGATACTTTTATAATGGATATTAACGGAGAAACCAAAACTATTATTTTGGAAGAAAAAAAATATTCTTCCGAGGAATTGTTGAATGCTATAAACAAGGAATTGGAAGAAAAATCAACGAATATTACGGCATCTTATTACGACGGCAGATTAAAGTTAAGTTTTAATGAAGTGGGAGGTAATACAATAGACGGTATTAGGGGAAATGCCAGAGGAACATTATTTTTTAATGTAGGAGGCAGAGAATTTGATAAACCGGAATACTTTCAGATAGGTGCCAATTCGGGGGATACGTTAATTTTTGACAAGCTTCGGATTTCAACCGAATTGATGAGAATAAATACTATTACGATTCATAAATCAAGCTATGCAAATAAAGCTTTAAAAAGAATAGACAATGCCATGGATTATTTATCCGGTGAAAGAGGAAGGATCGGAGCGGTTCAAAACAGATTGTTTTCTGTTATTCACAATAACGAAAATTATGAAGAGAATTTAACTGCGGCCAATTCAAGAATCAAGGATGTAGATATGGCAAGAGAGATTTTAGAATATACAAAACAGATGATACTTAAGCAAGCTCTGCAAAATATGTTTATTAAAATCAATCATTATCCGGAAGAAGTATTGAAATTATTGGATTAG
- a CDS encoding DeoR/GlpR family DNA-binding transcription regulator → MDRLTKILDLVNKYKKIEVSKLSDALGVSQVTIRKDLDVLVKKGLISREHGYATLNESDDINNRLSINYDIKKKIARSALDIISNGETVMIESGSTCAMFAEELAKNKKNITIITNSAFIASYIRKYPDCRTILLGGEYQKGSQVNVGPITKKCALEFFVDKLFIGIDGISMNADFTSSDLMRAETVKAMTTSANHVIVLTDSSKFMQRGLVNLLSFDEVDYLFTDTDIPDDIKYTLENHKIKLNTI, encoded by the coding sequence ATGGATAGGCTTACAAAAATATTAGATTTGGTAAACAAGTACAAAAAAATAGAAGTGTCAAAGTTGTCCGATGCTCTTGGTGTTTCGCAAGTAACAATAAGAAAAGATTTGGACGTATTGGTAAAGAAAGGCCTTATCTCCAGAGAACATGGATATGCAACTTTAAATGAAAGTGATGATATCAATAATAGATTATCAATAAACTATGATATAAAAAAGAAAATAGCACGTTCAGCCTTAGATATAATTTCAAACGGAGAAACCGTTATGATTGAATCAGGTTCTACTTGTGCTATGTTTGCAGAAGAATTAGCAAAAAATAAAAAAAATATTACTATTATTACAAACTCTGCTTTTATTGCTTCATATATTCGTAAATACCCTGATTGTAGAACTATTTTACTTGGCGGAGAATATCAGAAGGGATCACAAGTAAACGTAGGTCCTATAACAAAAAAATGTGCTCTTGAATTTTTTGTTGATAAACTTTTTATAGGAATCGATGGGATTTCAATGAATGCAGATTTTACAAGCAGTGATCTTATGAGAGCAGAAACTGTAAAGGCCATGACTACATCTGCCAATCATGTTATTGTGTTGACAGATTCAAGTAAATTCATGCAGCGTGGTTTAGTCAATCTTCTTAGTTTTGACGAAGTAGACTATTTATTTACGGACACGGATATCCCCGATGACATAAAATATACTTTAGAAAACCATAAAATCAAATTAAATACAATATAA
- a CDS encoding glycyl-radical enzyme activating protein has product MNSKKALIFNIQKFSIHDGPGIRTIVFFKGCPLRCLWCSNPESQKNDIEITWDASKCISCKQCIKTCPQGAIYEKNGIKAINKNRCIICKRCTEICPKKAFDTEGEYKTIDEVMSEVLKDIDFYEESGGGVTLSGGEVLYQADFAIELLKELNKYGIHRAAETTGFTSHDIFKKFIENVDLLLFDMKHYDTQKHEQGTGVNNDLIIENMKAAVDRGKDIIARIPVIPNFNNSLRDAEKFSDLLNKIGIKKVNLLPFHQFGQKKYKLLQREYKMENVPQLHPEDLTDYKKVFINNGFDCKI; this is encoded by the coding sequence ATGAACAGTAAAAAGGCTTTAATATTTAATATTCAGAAGTTCAGTATACATGACGGCCCGGGTATCAGAACGATTGTTTTTTTTAAAGGCTGTCCTCTCAGATGCTTGTGGTGTTCTAATCCGGAATCACAAAAAAATGATATTGAAATAACATGGGATGCTTCTAAATGTATAAGTTGTAAACAATGTATAAAGACTTGCCCTCAAGGAGCAATTTATGAAAAAAACGGGATTAAAGCAATTAACAAAAATAGATGTATTATATGTAAAAGGTGTACGGAAATATGTCCTAAGAAGGCTTTTGATACGGAGGGAGAATACAAAACTATAGATGAAGTTATGTCTGAAGTTTTAAAAGACATAGATTTTTATGAAGAATCAGGAGGTGGAGTAACTTTATCGGGGGGAGAAGTCCTTTATCAAGCTGATTTTGCTATCGAATTATTAAAAGAGCTTAATAAATACGGGATTCACAGAGCCGCCGAAACCACGGGTTTTACTTCTCATGATATTTTTAAGAAATTTATTGAGAATGTTGATCTGTTGTTATTTGATATGAAACATTACGATACTCAAAAACATGAACAAGGTACGGGAGTAAACAATGATTTGATTATTGAAAACATGAAGGCAGCAGTAGATAGAGGAAAAGATATAATAGCAAGAATACCTGTTATACCTAATTTTAATAACAGTTTAAGAGATGCAGAAAAATTCAGCGATTTGTTAAATAAAATTGGTATAAAGAAAGTAAACCTTTTACCATTTCATCAGTTTGGCCAGAAAAAATATAAACTACTTCAAAGAGAATATAAGATGGAAAATGTGCCGCAACTTCATCCTGAGGATCTTACTGATTATAAAAAAGTGTTTATAAACAATGGTTTTGACTGTAAAATCTAA
- a CDS encoding ABC transporter permease subunit, translated as MKHIIPNIFSTIIVASALNTAGAILTESSLSFLGLGVRQPDSSWGSILKYAQGYIGNAHYLALFLEILILLTVLSFNVLGDVFRVAFEPKANND; from the coding sequence TTGAAACATATTATACCAAACATTTTTTCCACAATTATAGTAGCATCAGCCTTAAATACTGCAGGAGCCATTCTGACGGAATCATCTTTGTCTTTCTTGGGATTAGGAGTACGCCAGCCTGATTCATCCTGGGGCAGTATACTCAAATATGCCCAGGGTTATATAGGCAATGCCCATTATTTGGCATTATTCCTGGAAATATTGATATTACTTACGGTACTTAGTTTTAATGTTTTAGGAGATGTATTCAGAGTCGCATTTGAACCTAAAGCAAATAATGATTAG